From a single Prochlorococcus sp. MIT 0603 genomic region:
- the ftsH gene encoding ATP-dependent zinc metalloprotease FtsH translates to MNQRFKSIALWIIPIIVVLLIAWQILSNGSNGSIQQSNSSAMQRNTAVSRMSYGRFIDYVDSGRVTSVDIFDGGRNAIVEAVDPDLDNRIQKIRVDLPGLTPALIDRLKNEGISFDIHPVKTTPASIGFLGNLIFPILLIVGLVFLARRSNSMPGGPGQAMQFGKTKARFAMEAETGVMFDDVAGVEEAKQDLQEVVTFLKQPERFTSVGAQIPKGVLLVGPPGTGKTLLAKAIAGEAGVPFFSLSGSEFVEMFVGVGASRVRDLFKRAKENSPCLIFIDEIDAVGRQRGAGIGGGNDEREQTLNQLLTEMDGFEGNSGIIIIAATNRPDVLDSALLRPGRFDRQVSVDAPDIKGRLSILKVHSKNKKIDENLSLESIARRTPGFTGADLANLLNEAAILTARRRKEKIGISEIDDAVDRIIAGMEGQPLTDGRSKRLIAYHEIGHAIVGTLLKDHDPVQKVTLIPRGQAKGLTWFSPDEDQTLVSRAQLKARIMGALGGRAAEDIVFGRGEVTTGAGGDIQQVASMARQMVTRFGMSRLGPISLENDSQEVFIGRDLMTRSDISDSISQQIDEQVRKIVKECYELTLEIVSSNREAIDKLVDLLVEKETIDGDELINVVKQFTEVPEKYRTENILTS, encoded by the coding sequence ATGAATCAAAGATTTAAATCAATAGCATTGTGGATAATCCCCATAATCGTTGTCCTGCTGATAGCTTGGCAAATTTTATCCAATGGCAGCAATGGTTCTATACAACAAAGCAACTCTTCTGCAATGCAGAGAAATACTGCTGTTTCAAGAATGAGTTATGGACGCTTTATTGATTATGTTGATTCAGGAAGGGTTACCTCAGTTGATATTTTTGATGGAGGAAGGAATGCAATCGTAGAAGCTGTTGATCCAGATTTAGACAACAGAATTCAAAAAATCAGAGTTGATCTTCCCGGGCTAACACCAGCTCTAATAGACCGTTTAAAAAATGAAGGGATAAGTTTTGATATACATCCTGTTAAAACCACTCCTGCAAGCATTGGCTTTTTAGGTAACTTAATCTTCCCGATTCTTCTAATAGTTGGTCTCGTATTTCTAGCAAGAAGATCTAATTCCATGCCAGGTGGGCCAGGGCAAGCAATGCAATTTGGGAAAACCAAAGCCAGATTCGCAATGGAAGCTGAGACTGGCGTTATGTTTGACGATGTAGCTGGAGTGGAAGAAGCAAAACAAGACTTACAAGAGGTCGTTACCTTCTTAAAACAGCCTGAAAGATTTACATCAGTAGGAGCCCAAATCCCTAAAGGTGTTTTACTTGTGGGCCCTCCTGGAACTGGCAAAACCTTATTAGCCAAAGCTATTGCAGGGGAAGCTGGTGTACCTTTCTTTTCTTTATCAGGTTCTGAATTTGTTGAAATGTTTGTAGGTGTAGGCGCTAGTCGAGTTAGAGATTTATTTAAAAGGGCTAAAGAAAACAGTCCTTGTTTAATATTCATAGATGAAATTGATGCTGTTGGTAGACAAAGAGGAGCAGGAATAGGTGGAGGAAATGATGAAAGAGAGCAAACACTTAATCAACTCCTAACAGAAATGGATGGGTTTGAAGGAAATAGTGGAATTATAATTATTGCTGCTACCAATAGGCCTGATGTACTAGATTCAGCCTTACTAAGACCTGGCAGATTTGACAGGCAAGTGTCAGTGGATGCTCCAGATATTAAGGGCAGATTATCTATTCTTAAAGTACATTCAAAGAATAAGAAGATTGATGAAAACCTTTCGTTAGAGAGTATTGCTAGACGCACGCCTGGTTTTACTGGTGCAGATTTAGCAAATCTTTTAAATGAAGCGGCAATTCTTACTGCCAGAAGAAGAAAGGAAAAGATAGGAATATCAGAAATTGATGATGCTGTCGATCGAATCATTGCAGGCATGGAAGGACAGCCTCTTACCGATGGAAGAAGTAAAAGATTAATTGCCTATCACGAGATTGGACATGCAATTGTTGGCACACTTTTAAAAGATCATGACCCTGTTCAAAAAGTTACTCTTATCCCAAGGGGACAAGCCAAGGGCCTAACTTGGTTTTCTCCAGATGAAGACCAAACTCTTGTTAGTAGGGCTCAATTAAAAGCAAGAATAATGGGAGCTCTTGGAGGAAGAGCCGCTGAGGATATTGTTTTTGGTAGAGGTGAAGTTACAACTGGAGCAGGAGGTGACATTCAACAAGTTGCTTCTATGGCACGCCAAATGGTTACAAGATTTGGAATGAGTAGACTTGGACCTATTTCTCTTGAAAATGATTCACAAGAAGTCTTTATTGGGAGAGACCTTATGACGAGGTCAGATATATCAGATTCCATATCACAACAAATAGATGAGCAAGTTAGAAAAATAGTAAAAGAATGTTATGAATTAACCCTTGAAATAGTTTCTTCTAATAGAGAAGCAATTGATAAATTAGTAGATTTGTTAGTGGAAAAAGAAACAATTGATGGTGATGAACTAATTAATGTTGTTAAACAATTTACAGAAGTACCAGAAAAATATCGAACAGAGAATATATTGACTAGCTAA
- a CDS encoding ABC transporter permease has translation MSGKVSLKEIFLMSVKTLKSNKLRSSLTMLGIVIGNASVITLLGVGKGAQKLASNQLSNLGANVLFVVPGNNNTRRRGVAFPRNLTLNDAIAIKEQVPSIKRVAPQISSSEIVQYQSKSFSSTVLGVTSDFLKVRSFDIANGRFITEKDQGSVRNVAIIGSELKNDLFNTKSPLGQKIRIKDQSFDVIGIMEPKGAVFGSNQDKNIYIPLTTMVNKITGKDPTYGISLSFISIQAKSSKDINAAKFQISNLLRQRHSILKDDDFAVRSQKDALTIVSTITGGLTLMLAAIGGISLLVGGIGIMNIMLVSVSERTEEIGLRKAIGARDMDILLQFLVESLILAILGGVLGTFIGLGSVNVISLTTSLPANIEAKVILFTVSLSGSIGLIFGVLPAKRAAKLDPIVALRSL, from the coding sequence ATGTCCGGGAAAGTATCTTTAAAAGAAATATTTTTAATGTCTGTTAAGACATTAAAATCTAATAAGCTAAGAAGTTCTTTAACGATGCTAGGAATAGTAATAGGTAATGCTTCAGTGATAACATTATTAGGTGTAGGTAAAGGTGCTCAAAAGCTTGCTTCTAATCAGTTAAGCAACCTTGGTGCTAATGTTTTATTTGTAGTTCCAGGTAATAACAATACAAGAAGAAGAGGTGTTGCATTTCCAAGAAATTTAACCCTAAATGATGCTATTGCTATAAAAGAACAAGTACCTTCTATTAAAAGGGTTGCACCTCAAATATCATCAAGTGAAATAGTACAATATCAATCAAAAAGTTTTAGTTCTACTGTGCTTGGAGTCACATCAGATTTCCTCAAAGTAAGAAGTTTTGATATTGCAAATGGAAGGTTTATAACAGAAAAAGACCAAGGCAGTGTAAGGAATGTAGCAATTATAGGTTCAGAGTTAAAGAACGATTTATTTAATACCAAAAGTCCCTTAGGTCAAAAAATAAGAATTAAGGATCAATCATTTGATGTTATAGGAATAATGGAACCTAAAGGAGCTGTCTTTGGGAGCAATCAGGATAAAAATATATATATACCTTTAACGACTATGGTCAACAAGATAACAGGCAAAGATCCAACATATGGGATTAGTTTAAGCTTTATAAGTATTCAGGCTAAAAGTTCAAAGGACATTAATGCAGCAAAATTTCAAATAAGTAATCTTCTTAGGCAAAGACATAGCATATTAAAAGACGATGACTTTGCTGTAAGGTCTCAAAAAGATGCCCTAACAATAGTATCTACAATAACAGGAGGCTTAACATTAATGTTGGCGGCTATAGGAGGAATTTCATTGCTGGTAGGTGGTATTGGGATTATGAATATAATGCTTGTTTCTGTAAGTGAAAGAACAGAAGAAATTGGTTTAAGAAAAGCAATTGGTGCTAGAGATATGGATATACTTTTACAGTTTCTTGTAGAATCTCTTATATTAGCAATACTGGGGGGGGTATTAGGAACATTTATAGGCTTAGGTTCAGTCAATGTTATTTCATTAACAACATCTTTACCAGCTAATATTGAAGCAAAAGTAATACTATTTACCGTAAGTCTTTCAGGTTCAATTGGTCTAATCTTTGGAGTTCTCCCAGCCAAAAGAGCTGCAAAACTTGATCCTATTGTTGCTTTACGTAGCTTGTAA
- the pyk gene encoding pyruvate kinase, which produces MTTIDLKRRTKIVATIGPATESSEMISQLIKAGATTFRLNFSHGDHEEHAQRIRTIRSVANDLNVNIGILQDLQGPKIRLGRFKGGPITLKKGAKFVLTSEDIDCNQEIATVTYKNLISEVGERKRILLDDGRVEMVVDKVDSEEKSLICSVVVGGILSNNKGVNFPDVQLSINALTEKDKVDLSFGLANGVDWVALSFVRNPSDIQEIKELIRNHGFTTPVVAKIEKFEAIDQIDSILRLCDGVMVARGDLGVEMDAEEVPLLQKELIKKSNSLGIPIITATQMLDSMASCPRPTRAEVSDVANAILDGTDAVMLSNETAVGDYPIEAVRTMATIARRIERDYPQRALESHLPSTIPNAISAAVSTIARQLNAAAILPLTKSGATAHNVSKFRPATPIIAITSEVSVARRLQLVWGVSALLIEEIQKSTTQTFSNAMKLATELGILNPGDLVVETAGTLTGISGSTDLIKVGIVTDVVANGHSSGSGRVSGKLRLIRKLKDLSEIKSQEILVISKDVKYNPTSQVNISGIIFEGQESIKFSDENDKSIAIISSVNDACNKFHNGEIITLDLDQGIIYKGIPNNSIN; this is translated from the coding sequence ATGACAACAATAGACTTAAAAAGAAGGACAAAAATTGTTGCCACTATTGGTCCTGCAACAGAAAGTTCAGAAATGATCTCTCAGCTTATTAAAGCAGGAGCTACAACCTTTAGATTAAATTTTTCTCATGGTGATCATGAAGAGCATGCTCAACGAATACGAACAATAAGATCTGTCGCAAATGATTTAAATGTCAATATTGGCATCTTGCAAGATTTACAGGGACCAAAGATCAGGCTAGGGAGGTTTAAAGGAGGGCCAATCACTTTAAAGAAGGGCGCTAAGTTTGTATTAACTTCAGAAGATATCGATTGCAATCAAGAAATAGCAACTGTCACTTATAAGAATCTTATAAGTGAAGTGGGAGAGAGAAAAAGGATTCTACTAGATGATGGAAGAGTTGAAATGGTCGTTGATAAAGTTGATTCTGAAGAAAAATCACTAATATGTTCTGTTGTTGTAGGCGGCATTCTCTCGAACAATAAAGGGGTAAATTTTCCTGATGTTCAACTATCTATTAATGCATTAACAGAAAAAGATAAGGTAGACCTATCATTTGGTCTTGCAAATGGCGTCGATTGGGTTGCTCTAAGCTTTGTTAGAAATCCATCTGACATTCAAGAAATAAAAGAGTTAATAAGGAATCATGGATTCACAACACCAGTAGTAGCAAAAATAGAAAAGTTCGAAGCAATTGATCAAATTGATTCAATACTTAGGCTTTGTGATGGTGTGATGGTCGCAAGAGGAGATCTTGGCGTAGAGATGGATGCAGAAGAGGTGCCTCTTCTGCAAAAGGAACTAATAAAAAAATCTAACAGCCTTGGCATACCAATAATTACAGCAACGCAAATGCTTGATTCAATGGCCTCATGTCCAAGGCCAACAAGAGCAGAAGTAAGTGATGTTGCCAATGCAATACTTGATGGAACAGATGCAGTAATGCTCTCGAATGAAACGGCTGTTGGTGATTATCCAATAGAAGCTGTCAGAACAATGGCAACAATTGCCAGAAGAATCGAGAGAGATTATCCCCAAAGAGCCCTTGAAAGTCATCTGCCAAGTACTATCCCAAATGCTATAAGCGCAGCAGTAAGTACTATTGCAAGGCAGCTTAATGCTGCAGCAATCCTTCCACTAACCAAAAGTGGAGCAACGGCTCACAATGTAAGTAAATTTCGTCCAGCGACGCCTATTATTGCGATTACAAGTGAAGTTAGTGTTGCCAGACGACTCCAATTAGTATGGGGAGTCTCGGCTTTACTAATTGAGGAAATACAAAAAAGTACAACTCAAACTTTTAGTAATGCAATGAAGCTAGCAACAGAGCTAGGCATATTGAATCCTGGCGATTTAGTAGTAGAAACCGCTGGAACATTAACAGGCATAAGTGGCTCAACAGATTTGATCAAAGTTGGAATTGTTACTGATGTAGTAGCAAACGGTCATTCATCAGGATCAGGTAGGGTAAGTGGCAAATTAAGATTAATAAGAAAACTTAAGGATTTATCCGAGATCAAATCTCAAGAGATACTTGTAATTTCTAAGGATGTTAAATATAACCCAACTTCACAAGTAAATATCTCAGGTATTATTTTTGAAGGTCAAGAATCAATAAAGTTTTCTGATGAGAACGACAAGTCAATAGCAATAATAAGTAGCGTAAATGATGCTTGCAATAAATTTCATAACGGCGAAATCATAACATTGGATCTAGATCAAGGGATAATATATAAAGGCATACCAAACAATTCAATAAATTAG
- a CDS encoding nucleoside triphosphate pyrophosphohydrolase family protein yields MDLNEYQDKSRETARYPNPGNNPVYPTLGLAGEAGEVADKVKKVLRDKDGKFGIEEIEAIKLELGDVLWYVAQLSTELGFDLNNVAQTNLTKLKSRLIRDKISGSGDIR; encoded by the coding sequence ATGGACCTTAATGAGTACCAAGACAAATCCAGGGAAACAGCTCGTTATCCTAATCCTGGAAATAATCCTGTTTATCCAACATTAGGATTGGCAGGAGAGGCTGGCGAAGTGGCAGATAAAGTAAAAAAAGTTTTGAGAGATAAAGACGGAAAATTTGGAATAGAGGAAATAGAAGCAATAAAACTAGAATTAGGAGATGTCCTTTGGTATGTAGCACAGTTGTCAACTGAATTAGGCTTTGATCTTAACAATGTCGCTCAAACCAATCTAACAAAATTAAAAAGCAGGTTAATAAGAGATAAAATTTCAGGTAGTGGTGATATTAGATAA
- a CDS encoding YggT family protein — MQTVISNIFAVLSQTILIYSYILILRVLLTWFPNLDWSNPVLSNISAITDPYLNLFRGIIPAIGGLDISPILAFIVLNVTESLLTNLRFAFLNSSLISNIG; from the coding sequence ATGCAAACTGTTATCTCGAATATCTTCGCTGTACTCAGTCAAACCATATTAATATACTCATACATTCTAATTTTAAGAGTACTACTTACATGGTTCCCTAATCTAGACTGGAGCAACCCAGTACTAAGCAATATAAGCGCTATTACAGATCCATACTTGAATTTATTTAGAGGCATAATACCAGCAATAGGAGGGCTTGATATATCACCAATACTAGCGTTTATTGTTCTAAACGTTACTGAATCACTCTTAACTAATTTAAGATTTGCTTTTCTAAATAGCAGCTTAATAAGTAATATAGGTTAA
- the scpB gene encoding SMC-Scp complex subunit ScpB, with protein MPATIEATLYLKGKPLTITEISEILNEPKESIEQALFALMAEYSQRDTALEIKEKDNKYGLQLRQGLGELVQNLLPVDISGASLRTLATIALKKRILQSDLVELRGSGAYEHIKELVAMNFVERKRQREGRSFWLTLSEKFHQTFTVIPDIKVPENKKAA; from the coding sequence TTGCCTGCAACAATTGAGGCTACTCTTTATCTTAAAGGGAAGCCTCTAACTATTACAGAGATTTCAGAAATATTAAATGAGCCAAAAGAATCTATCGAACAGGCTTTGTTTGCACTAATGGCTGAGTACTCTCAAAGAGATACTGCATTAGAGATAAAGGAAAAGGATAATAAATATGGTCTTCAATTAAGACAAGGTCTTGGGGAACTTGTACAAAATCTTCTTCCAGTAGATATTTCAGGCGCTTCCCTTAGAACCCTTGCAACAATTGCTCTGAAAAAGAGAATCTTACAATCTGACCTTGTTGAGCTAAGAGGATCTGGAGCATATGAGCACATAAAAGAACTTGTTGCTATGAATTTTGTAGAACGAAAAAGACAACGTGAAGGAAGGTCCTTCTGGTTAACCCTTTCTGAAAAGTTCCATCAGACATTTACAGTAATTCCTGATATAAAAGTACCAGAAAACAAAAAAGCAGCTTAA
- the ilvA gene encoding threonine ammonia-lyase, biosynthetic has product MEDILQKILTANVYDVAIETPLDKAKKLSKRFENSIWFKREDLQPVFSFKLRGAYNRMSRLTKKERDTGVIASSAGNHAQGVALSASYLNCRAVIVMPITTPPVKIASVRSFNAEVILHGDTYDEAYQEAIRLSKEQKLVFIHPFDDAEVIAGQGTIGVEIVRQIESPPFAIYIAVGGGGLIGGIATYIKNLWPQVKIIGVEPEDACAMTQSLKAKKRIQLNEIGLFADGVAVKQVGEITFDLASKYVDRMITVKTDEICAAMKDFYEDTRSILEPAGALAIAGLKLDICKNNIHNENLIAVTCGANMNFERLRFVAERSVIGEEKEAMIAVEIPEKAGSLKFLCKVIGNRNLTEFSYRMSNKDSADIFIGVEVENKNDRLLFIDKIRNSGFKCIDLTDDEFSKMHLRYMVGGRLPETNNISTNSYKELLYRFEFPERPGALMRFLEAMRPNWSISIFHYRNHGADIGRIIVGVLVQKNDFHNWEKFLKDIGYKNWQETTNPAYKLFLGANIENSG; this is encoded by the coding sequence ATGGAGGACATTCTACAAAAAATCCTTACAGCTAACGTTTATGACGTAGCCATAGAAACCCCCCTAGACAAAGCGAAAAAGCTAAGTAAAAGGTTTGAAAACAGTATTTGGTTTAAGAGAGAAGATTTGCAACCAGTCTTTTCCTTTAAGTTACGAGGTGCATACAACAGAATGTCTCGTCTTACAAAAAAAGAACGTGATACAGGCGTAATTGCATCCAGTGCTGGAAATCATGCCCAAGGAGTAGCTCTAAGTGCATCCTATTTAAATTGCAGAGCTGTGATAGTGATGCCAATAACAACTCCACCGGTAAAAATCGCCTCCGTTCGATCCTTTAATGCTGAAGTGATCCTTCATGGTGATACATATGATGAGGCCTATCAAGAAGCAATAAGACTAAGCAAAGAACAAAAACTTGTATTTATTCATCCTTTTGATGATGCAGAAGTAATTGCTGGGCAAGGAACAATTGGGGTTGAGATCGTTAGACAAATAGAGAGTCCTCCATTTGCTATTTATATTGCAGTAGGTGGTGGAGGTCTAATAGGAGGAATAGCAACTTATATAAAAAATCTTTGGCCACAGGTCAAAATAATTGGTGTTGAGCCTGAGGATGCTTGTGCAATGACACAATCATTAAAAGCCAAGAAAAGAATTCAACTAAATGAAATAGGTCTTTTTGCTGATGGTGTTGCAGTAAAACAAGTTGGAGAAATAACCTTTGATTTAGCTAGTAAATATGTCGACCGAATGATCACGGTTAAGACAGATGAAATATGTGCTGCAATGAAAGACTTTTATGAAGATACAAGATCGATTCTTGAACCTGCTGGAGCATTAGCGATTGCAGGATTAAAGCTAGATATCTGCAAAAATAATATCCATAATGAAAATTTAATCGCCGTAACATGTGGTGCAAATATGAATTTCGAAAGGCTCAGATTTGTTGCAGAAAGATCAGTTATTGGAGAAGAAAAAGAAGCGATGATTGCAGTAGAAATCCCAGAAAAAGCCGGGAGTTTAAAGTTTCTTTGCAAGGTAATAGGCAATAGAAATCTTACTGAATTTAGTTATCGCATGTCTAATAAAGATTCGGCCGATATTTTCATAGGAGTTGAGGTTGAGAATAAAAATGATCGTTTATTATTTATAGATAAAATCAGAAATTCGGGATTTAAATGTATAGATTTAACTGATGATGAATTCTCAAAAATGCATTTAAGATATATGGTAGGAGGAAGACTGCCAGAAACAAATAATATCTCGACCAACTCTTACAAAGAGCTTCTTTATAGATTTGAATTTCCAGAACGGCCTGGAGCCTTAATGAGATTCCTTGAAGCTATGAGGCCTAATTGGAGTATTAGCATCTTTCACTATAGGAATCATGGTGCTGATATTGGCAGGATAATTGTAGGTGTATTAGTTCAGAAAAATGATTTTCACAATTGGGAGAAGTTTCTAAAAGACATTGGTTACAAAAACTGGCAAGAAACGACAAATCCTGCCTACAAACTTTTTCTAGGTGCAAACATTGAAAATTCAGGTTAA
- the dxs gene encoding 1-deoxy-D-xylulose-5-phosphate synthase, whose protein sequence is MRLSEVSHPNQLHGLTTAQLEDIACQIRERHLQVVSTSGGHLGPGLGVVELTLALYQTLDLDVDKVCWDVGHQAYPHKLITGRYSDFDSLRQQNGVAGYLKQTESSFDHFGAGHASTSISAALGMALARDRQGKDFKCVAVIGDGALTGGMALEAINHAGHLPNTPFLVVLNDNDMSISPPVGALSTHLNRMRHSAPIQFISDSVKEGVQNIPFLGKEIPQEIKSLTGSVKRLAVPKVGAVFEELGFTYMGPIDGHDISQMTRTFQAAHRIGGPVLVHVATTKGKGYPYAEADQVGYHAQSAFDLTTGKSIPSKTPKPPSYSKVFGQTLVKICEQNSNVMGITAAMATGTGLDLLQKAIPEQYVDVGIAEQHAVTLAAGMACEGLKPVCAIYSTFLQRAFDQLIHDVGIQNLPVTFVLDRAGIVGADGPTHQGQYDISYFRSIPNFTVMAPKDEAELQRMLVTCLDHDGPTALRIPRGPGEGVTLMEEGWDPLKIGRGEILEEGDDLLILAYGAMVAPAVKTSLILKNAGVSSTVINARFLRPLDQALIHPLARRIGKVVTMEEGTLLGGFGSAIVESFADQDLHVSTLRIGIPDKLVHHASPQQSKEDLGLTPDQMSKTIRKRFGWDNSDSLFISNSSSKSI, encoded by the coding sequence ATGCGTCTGAGCGAAGTTAGCCATCCTAACCAATTACATGGTTTGACAACAGCTCAACTTGAAGACATTGCTTGCCAAATTAGGGAAAGGCATCTTCAGGTTGTTTCAACAAGTGGTGGACATTTAGGCCCAGGGCTTGGTGTTGTTGAATTAACTCTTGCTCTCTATCAGACATTAGATCTTGATGTCGACAAGGTTTGTTGGGATGTAGGTCATCAGGCATATCCTCATAAATTAATTACAGGACGTTATTCAGATTTTGATTCATTAAGGCAACAAAATGGCGTGGCCGGTTATTTAAAACAGACAGAGAGTTCCTTTGACCATTTTGGAGCAGGGCATGCAAGCACTTCAATTTCAGCAGCTCTTGGAATGGCATTAGCAAGAGATCGACAAGGTAAGGACTTTAAATGTGTTGCAGTTATTGGAGATGGTGCTCTTACTGGAGGAATGGCTTTAGAGGCAATTAATCATGCTGGACATTTGCCCAATACGCCCTTTTTAGTAGTGCTTAATGATAATGACATGTCTATTTCTCCCCCAGTAGGGGCTCTATCTACGCATTTAAATCGTATGAGACATAGTGCTCCTATTCAGTTTATTTCAGATAGCGTTAAAGAAGGAGTACAAAACATCCCATTCTTAGGTAAGGAGATACCCCAAGAGATTAAGTCATTAACTGGAAGTGTAAAAAGGCTTGCTGTACCAAAAGTTGGGGCTGTTTTTGAAGAATTAGGTTTTACCTATATGGGCCCTATTGATGGTCATGATATTTCTCAAATGACCAGAACATTTCAAGCAGCTCATAGAATTGGTGGACCAGTTCTAGTACATGTCGCCACTACTAAAGGGAAAGGCTATCCATATGCAGAAGCAGATCAAGTTGGTTATCACGCACAATCTGCATTTGATTTAACTACAGGTAAATCCATCCCATCGAAGACCCCCAAGCCGCCTAGTTATAGCAAGGTGTTTGGTCAGACATTAGTCAAAATCTGTGAGCAAAACAGTAATGTTATGGGTATCACTGCAGCTATGGCTACAGGCACAGGTTTGGATCTCCTTCAAAAAGCTATACCTGAACAATATGTTGATGTTGGCATTGCTGAGCAGCATGCAGTTACACTTGCGGCAGGTATGGCTTGTGAAGGATTAAAGCCAGTATGTGCTATTTATAGTACTTTTCTACAACGAGCATTCGATCAATTAATCCATGATGTAGGGATACAAAATTTACCTGTGACCTTTGTCCTTGATAGGGCTGGGATAGTAGGGGCTGATGGCCCTACGCATCAAGGTCAATATGACATAAGTTATTTCAGGTCTATACCTAATTTCACCGTTATGGCCCCAAAGGATGAAGCAGAACTGCAGAGAATGCTAGTAACTTGTCTAGACCACGATGGCCCAACTGCTTTACGGATCCCTAGAGGTCCTGGAGAGGGTGTGACTCTTATGGAGGAAGGATGGGATCCTTTGAAAATAGGTAGAGGTGAAATCCTTGAAGAAGGCGATGATTTATTAATACTTGCTTATGGAGCAATGGTTGCTCCTGCAGTCAAAACGTCATTGATTTTAAAAAATGCTGGTGTTTCATCGACTGTTATAAATGCCAGGTTTTTAAGACCTTTAGATCAAGCCTTAATTCACCCATTAGCTAGAAGAATAGGAAAGGTTGTAACAATGGAAGAAGGTACTTTGCTTGGTGGTTTTGGTTCCGCCATTGTTGAATCATTTGCAGACCAAGATTTACATGTATCTACATTGAGGATTGGCATCCCGGATAAGCTTGTTCATCATGCGAGCCCTCAACAAAGTAAGGAAGACTTAGGATTAACTCCAGATCAGATGAGTAAAACTATTAGAAAACGTTTTGGTTGGGATAATTCAGATTCGCTATTTATTAGTAATTCAAGCTCTAAATCAATATAA
- the psaK gene encoding photosystem I reaction center subunit PsaK, translated as MITTLLASAAPVTFHWSPKCAVVMILCNVLAYAIARANIAKPNEGFEIPNSKFFGGMSHASVVAANCLGHILGIGSILGLAARGVL; from the coding sequence ATGATTACAACGCTATTGGCTTCTGCTGCTCCAGTTACATTTCATTGGTCACCCAAGTGTGCTGTAGTAATGATTTTGTGCAATGTTCTTGCTTATGCCATAGCTAGAGCTAACATTGCAAAGCCAAACGAAGGGTTTGAAATACCCAACTCTAAATTCTTTGGCGGAATGAGTCATGCATCTGTTGTTGCAGCTAATTGCTTAGGTCACATTCTTGGAATTGGTTCAATTTTAGGTTTAGCAGCAAGAGGTGTTCTTTAA
- a CDS encoding DUF3593 domain-containing protein, translated as MKDFFLLLGTLDPGPLFVISLFPYLIFLYWAQKASSIPKIALLGFRFTLIFVGVTIAFSIFAQVKYGLELTDIDPLHGSAEAFLAVSDALVVFGFLGLLKKTSE; from the coding sequence ATGAAGGATTTTTTCTTACTCCTAGGGACACTAGACCCAGGACCATTATTTGTTATATCGCTCTTCCCTTACCTGATTTTTCTATATTGGGCCCAAAAAGCTAGCTCTATTCCAAAAATTGCTTTATTGGGATTTAGATTTACTCTAATTTTTGTTGGCGTGACAATAGCTTTTTCAATATTTGCACAAGTGAAATATGGCCTAGAGCTAACTGATATAGATCCTTTACATGGGTCAGCAGAAGCATTTTTAGCAGTTAGTGACGCCTTAGTAGTTTTCGGTTTCCTTGGATTGCTTAAGAAAACAAGTGAATAA
- a CDS encoding DUF2499 domain-containing protein, which translates to MHSLSTPTWFIHILTLIEWILAIILIAQISAREKIYRNLIWLAFAMLPNLASAMAAITWHVYDNSTTLYGLVYIQALLTFIGNCCLAIAAWKIVSIEREAIE; encoded by the coding sequence GTGCATTCTCTTTCAACCCCTACATGGTTTATACATATCCTTACTCTTATAGAATGGATATTGGCTATAATTTTAATTGCTCAAATTTCCGCACGAGAAAAGATTTATAGGAATCTTATTTGGTTAGCTTTTGCAATGCTTCCTAATCTGGCAAGTGCCATGGCAGCAATAACATGGCATGTATATGATAATTCAACAACTTTATATGGACTGGTATACATACAAGCTCTTCTTACTTTTATAGGTAATTGTTGCTTAGCAATAGCCGCCTGGAAAATCGTTTCAATAGAAAGGGAAGCTATAGAATGA